In Dioscorea cayenensis subsp. rotundata cultivar TDr96_F1 chromosome 9, TDr96_F1_v2_PseudoChromosome.rev07_lg8_w22 25.fasta, whole genome shotgun sequence, a genomic segment contains:
- the LOC120268337 gene encoding uncharacterized protein LOC120268337 → MGNNISCKCSYTSKEKVLVMREDGSILKFKKGIHAKDITAMYEGYRLVRCCSERTVMPGKAELECARLYFLVLKNSARSKETYEKMLNVCESKGMVQRGTNKREDKEGDHTKRSISSVLSINNSEIIKRCDSWVPELKTIPEIASPAV, encoded by the exons ATGGGAAACAACATATCATGCAAATGCTCCTacacatcaaaagaaaaagtgCTTGTGATGAGAGAGGATGGAAGCATTCTCAAGTTCAAGAAGGGCATACATGCAAAGGATATCACCGCCATGTATGAAGgttatag ATTAGTAAGATGTTGTTCCGAGCGAACGGTGATGCCAGGGAAGGCGGAACTCGAGTGCGCCCggctttattttcttgtgctgaAGAACTCGGCGAGATCTAAAGAAACTTATGAGAAGATGTTGAACGTGTGTGAATCAAAAGGGATGGTGCAAAGAggaacaaataaaagagaagacaAAGAGGGAGATCATACAAAGAGGAGTATTAGTAGTGTTCTTAGTATTAATAATAGTGAAATTATTAAGAGATGTGACTCTTGGGTACCAGAGTTGAAGACCATACCTGAGATTGCTTCTCCAGCAGTGTGA